One bacterium genomic window, AAATGGCATCAGGATGAATATCTTGAGATTGAGAATTACGAAGGAATTTATCAGATTATTTATAACTTGCATTTGACTAATTATCGTTTGTGGCATCAAGAAGATATTGCTCGGAGAACAGATGTGGCTGATAAGGTTATTGCAGATGTAAAGCGGAAGATTGATAAGTTAAATCAGAATAGAAATGATACTATTGAAAAGATTGATGAATATCTATACCAGATATTACACCCACAAAACCTTTCTTTGCCAATGAATTCAGAAACCCCGGGAAGTATTCTGGACAGAATGTCGATACTTTCGCTTAAAATATA contains:
- a CDS encoding DUF4254 domain-containing protein; the protein is MFDVMLIKEFYTDCLVKWHQDEYLEIENYEGIYQIIYNLHLTNYRLWHQEDIARRTDVADKVIADVKRKIDKLNQNRNDTIEKIDEYLYQILHPQNLSLPMNSETPGSILDRMSILSLKIYHMTEETKRIDVDSEHIKTCQEKVHILKEQFNDLKNCLDVLLEEIFTGKKRLKVYRQFKMYNDPRLNPQLREITH